One region of Gossypium raimondii isolate GPD5lz chromosome 6, ASM2569854v1, whole genome shotgun sequence genomic DNA includes:
- the LOC105772014 gene encoding uncharacterized protein LOC105772014: MVDAIQVSVGKGWKLAYDVGRWNITQGLPIAFWSSASSSSEYSSPLVAEKLVHKGCEAFLALVHNLGSIDSSVGDIRTIKEFPYVFPEELPWLPPDREIQFGIKILLGTASVSIAPYRMAPKELMELKA, encoded by the exons ATGGTAGACGCCATTCAGGTGAGTGTTGGAAAAGGTTGGAAGCTTGCTTATGATGTGGGTCGATGGAACATCACACAAGGATTGCCCATAGCGTTCTGGTCAAGTGCAAGCTCCAGCTCCGAATATAGTTCACCCTTAGTGG CTGAAAAGTTGGTTCACAAAGGTTGTGAAGCATTTCTGGCTCTTGTGCATAATTTAGGTTCTATAGATTCATCTGTTGGAGACATTCGCACGATTAAGGAGTTTCCCTATGTTTTTCCTGAGGAGTTGCCTTGGTTGCCTCCGGATAGGGAGATCCAATTTGGTATTAAGATTCTATTGGGTACAGCTTCGGTGTCCATTGCTCCCTACCGCATGGCACCAAAGGAGCTTATGGAATTGAAGGCTTAA